The following are encoded in a window of Mycobacterium sp. ELW1 genomic DNA:
- a CDS encoding ABC transporter permease encodes MNYLLTHLDKAWALTVIHLRLSLIPVVLGLVIAVPLGAYVWRTTALRRVTTVTASIIFTIPSLALFVVLPLIIPTRILDEANVIVALTLYTTALLVRAVPEALDAVPAQVRDAATAVGYTRVSRMLKVELPLSIPVLIAGLRVVAVTNISMVSVGSVIGIGGLGTWFTEGYQADKSDQIVAGIIAIFLLAIVIDVLILLAGRLITPWARVKASS; translated from the coding sequence ATGAATTATCTGCTCACCCATCTCGACAAGGCATGGGCGCTGACCGTGATTCATCTCCGGCTGTCGCTCATTCCGGTGGTGCTGGGTCTGGTGATCGCGGTGCCGTTGGGCGCCTATGTGTGGCGGACGACCGCGCTGCGCCGGGTGACCACGGTGACGGCCAGCATCATCTTCACGATCCCGTCGCTGGCACTGTTCGTGGTGCTGCCGCTGATCATTCCGACCCGAATCCTCGACGAGGCCAATGTCATCGTCGCGCTGACGCTCTACACCACCGCGCTGCTGGTGCGGGCAGTGCCCGAAGCGCTGGACGCGGTGCCCGCCCAGGTGCGTGACGCGGCCACCGCTGTCGGCTATACCCGAGTGTCGCGGATGCTCAAAGTCGAACTGCCGCTGTCGATTCCGGTCCTCATCGCCGGTCTTCGAGTAGTCGCGGTGACCAACATCTCGATGGTGTCGGTGGGGTCGGTCATCGGCATCGGCGGGCTGGGTACCTGGTTCACCGAGGGCTACCAGGCGGACAAGAGCGATCAGATCGTCGCAGGCATCATCGCGATCTTCCTGCTCGCGATCGTCATCGACGTGCTGATCCTGCTGGCCGGCCGGCTGATCACCCCATGGGCCCGGGTGAAGGCGAGCTCATGA
- a CDS encoding phosphotransferase family protein, giving the protein MTSLDGLDLAALDRHLRSAGIPRSGELQAEFISGGRSNLTFLIFDDASKWVLRRPPLHGLTPSAHDMAREYRVVAALAGSPVPVAPAVTMRDDDSVGGVPFQMVEYVAGQVVRTRAELDALGDAGVVSDCVDSLIRVLVDLHEVDPDAVGLSDFGKPVGYLERQVRRWGSQWQHVRLPDDPRDGDVERLHSKLADAVPSESRSSIVHGDYRIDNTIIDPSDPTIVRAVLDWEMSTLGDPLADVAVMCVQRDPMLDLLSQEHKSWTAPQMPTAEDLAQRYSVASGNPLAHWNFHMALGYFKLAIIVAGIDFRRRMSEDVAGDDDQAGEAVAVLISRGLEFFG; this is encoded by the coding sequence GTGACTTCTCTGGACGGGCTCGACCTGGCGGCACTGGACAGGCATCTGCGATCGGCGGGCATTCCGCGTAGCGGGGAGCTGCAGGCGGAGTTCATCTCCGGTGGCCGGTCGAACCTGACCTTCCTGATTTTCGACGACGCCTCCAAATGGGTGCTGCGCCGCCCGCCGCTGCACGGGCTCACCCCGTCGGCGCACGATATGGCTCGCGAATATCGGGTGGTGGCCGCATTGGCCGGCAGCCCGGTGCCGGTCGCGCCCGCGGTCACCATGCGTGACGACGATTCCGTCGGGGGTGTGCCGTTCCAGATGGTGGAATATGTGGCGGGCCAAGTGGTTCGAACCCGCGCCGAGCTCGATGCGCTCGGCGACGCCGGCGTGGTCAGCGATTGCGTCGACAGTCTCATCCGGGTGCTTGTCGACCTTCACGAAGTGGATCCCGACGCCGTCGGCTTGAGTGACTTCGGCAAGCCGGTGGGATATCTCGAACGGCAGGTGCGGCGGTGGGGTTCGCAGTGGCAACACGTTCGGCTGCCCGACGATCCGCGTGACGGTGACGTCGAACGGCTGCACTCCAAACTGGCCGACGCGGTGCCGTCGGAAAGTCGTAGCTCGATCGTGCACGGCGATTACCGCATCGACAACACCATCATCGATCCGAGTGACCCGACAATTGTTCGGGCGGTGCTGGATTGGGAGATGTCCACCCTCGGAGACCCGCTGGCCGATGTCGCCGTGATGTGTGTGCAGCGCGATCCGATGCTGGACTTGCTCAGCCAGGAGCACAAGTCGTGGACGGCCCCGCAGATGCCGACGGCAGAGGATCTGGCCCAGCGCTATTCGGTGGCGTCCGGAAACCCGTTGGCGCATTGGAACTTCCACATGGCACTGGGCTATTTCAAACTGGCGATCATCGTGGCCGGAATCGACTTCCGCCGGCGGATGTCCGAGGACGTCGCCGGCGACGATGACCAGGCGGGGGAGGCTGTCGCCGTGCTGATCAGCCGCGGTCTGGAGTTTTTCGGTTAA
- a CDS encoding putative glycolipid-binding domain-containing protein: MSAANDATESAWPAILTWRAHDDSRMESARVQLSGKRIKAYGRIVAAAAETNPAFSASYDLVTDETGATKRLSMSVTLAERDRQLSIARDEEGMWLVTDHQGQSRGAYEGALDVDVVFSPFFNALPIRRTGLYQRVDSVALPVVYVSLPDLTVKQATISYGSSGPDTGDGIELHSPVADTTITVDADGFIVDYPGLATRI, translated from the coding sequence GTGAGTGCAGCCAACGACGCGACAGAAAGCGCCTGGCCGGCGATCCTGACCTGGCGCGCGCACGATGATTCGCGGATGGAATCCGCCCGGGTCCAGCTATCAGGCAAGCGGATCAAGGCCTATGGCCGAATCGTCGCCGCGGCCGCCGAGACGAACCCGGCCTTCAGCGCTTCCTATGACCTGGTGACCGACGAGACCGGCGCGACCAAACGGCTGTCCATGAGCGTCACCCTCGCCGAGCGGGATCGGCAGCTGTCGATCGCCCGCGACGAGGAAGGCATGTGGCTCGTCACCGATCACCAGGGCCAATCGCGAGGTGCCTACGAAGGGGCGTTGGACGTCGACGTCGTCTTCAGCCCGTTCTTCAACGCACTGCCCATCCGGCGCACCGGCCTGTACCAGCGGGTCGATTCGGTGGCGCTGCCGGTGGTGTACGTGAGTTTGCCCGACCTGACCGTCAAGCAGGCCACCATCAGCTACGGCAGCTCCGGCCCGGACACCGGGGACGGCATCGAGCTGCATTCGCCGGTCGCCGACACCACGATCACGGTCGACGCCGACGGCTTCATCGTCGACTACCCAGGGTTGGCAACGCGGATCTGA
- a CDS encoding lipopolysaccharide assembly protein LapA domain-containing protein, protein MPPAPPAAEPPAPTNAKSVNEVKFTRAAALWSSLIFGLLILTVLLIFIAQNTGSTSFAFLGWHWSLPLGVAILMAAVAGAMVTVLAGAARIFQLRRAAKKNLRAARTT, encoded by the coding sequence ATGCCGCCGGCGCCTCCGGCTGCGGAGCCTCCCGCGCCCACCAATGCCAAGTCGGTGAACGAGGTCAAGTTCACCCGCGCCGCGGCCCTGTGGTCCTCGTTGATCTTCGGATTGTTGATCCTGACGGTCCTGCTGATCTTCATCGCCCAGAACACCGGATCGACGTCGTTCGCGTTCTTGGGCTGGCATTGGTCACTGCCACTGGGCGTCGCGATCCTGATGGCGGCGGTGGCCGGCGCCATGGTGACCGTGTTGGCCGGGGCGGCCCGCATCTTCCAGCTCCGCCGCGCCGCCAAGAAGAACCTGCGGGCAGCCCGCACGACTTAA
- a CDS encoding histidine phosphatase family protein — protein MQLLLVRHALPHRTEAGEGSDPELSEEGWEQARRLPEALDRFPLARLISSPQRRALQTAEPVAKATGLTVDIDDRLAEYDRGLSHYVPIEQVRKERPEEWARMADGRLPSTVDEDEFRGRVGAALRDIVAAADHDETVAVFSHGGVINVILHELLGTKRLLSFPIDYVSITRLLYARSGFGTVAAVNTTEHVWDLLPRNQRY, from the coding sequence ATGCAGCTGCTGCTCGTCAGGCATGCCCTGCCACACCGGACCGAGGCGGGTGAAGGCAGCGATCCGGAACTGTCCGAGGAGGGTTGGGAGCAGGCCAGGCGGCTGCCTGAGGCACTGGACCGTTTCCCGCTCGCCCGGCTGATCAGCAGCCCGCAGCGGCGCGCGCTGCAGACCGCCGAGCCGGTCGCCAAGGCCACCGGGCTGACCGTCGATATCGACGACCGGCTGGCCGAGTACGACCGCGGGCTGTCCCACTACGTGCCGATCGAACAGGTGCGCAAAGAGCGGCCGGAGGAGTGGGCGCGGATGGCCGACGGCCGGCTGCCCAGCACCGTCGACGAAGACGAGTTCCGCGGCCGGGTAGGCGCGGCGCTGAGAGATATCGTCGCGGCGGCAGACCACGACGAGACGGTTGCCGTCTTCAGCCACGGCGGGGTGATCAACGTGATCCTGCACGAGCTGCTCGGCACCAAACGGCTGCTGTCGTTCCCCATCGATTACGTCTCGATCACCCGCCTGCTCTACGCCCGCAGCGGGTTCGGCACGGTGGCGGCGGTCAACACCACCGAACATGTTTGGGATCTCTTGCCGCGCAACCAGCGCTATTAG
- a CDS encoding tRNA adenosine deaminase-associated protein — MEAQRAQNSPGSEAPDGFGVAVVREDGKWRCSAMSAKVLTSLAAAETELRELRSAGAVFGLLDIDDEFFLIVRPAPSGTRLLLSDATAALDYDIAAEALETLDADISPEDLEDADPFEEGDLAVLADIGLPEPVLSVILDETDLYADEQLGRIAREMGFADELSAVLDRLER; from the coding sequence ATGGAAGCACAGCGCGCCCAGAACAGCCCCGGGTCGGAGGCCCCGGATGGCTTCGGGGTGGCCGTGGTTCGCGAGGACGGCAAGTGGCGTTGCTCAGCCATGAGCGCAAAGGTTTTGACCAGCCTGGCTGCCGCCGAGACGGAGTTGCGAGAATTGCGCAGCGCCGGCGCGGTGTTCGGGTTACTGGACATCGACGACGAGTTCTTTCTGATCGTTCGGCCGGCGCCGTCGGGTACTCGGCTGCTGTTGTCGGACGCGACGGCGGCACTGGATTACGACATTGCCGCCGAGGCGCTGGAGACTCTGGACGCCGACATTTCGCCGGAAGATCTCGAAGATGCCGACCCCTTCGAGGAGGGTGATCTCGCTGTCCTGGCCGACATCGGGCTGCCCGAGCCGGTGCTGAGCGTGATCCTCGACGAGACCGATCTTTACGCCGACGAACAACTCGGCCGGATCGCGCGGGAGATGGGTTTCGCCGACGAGCTGTCAGCAGTGCTCGACCGCCTCGAGCGGTGA
- a CDS encoding prephenate dehydrogenase, translating to MCVLGLGLIGGSVLRAAVAAGREALGYNRSVEGAQGARFDGFSATTDLTEALAWAAERDALIVLAVPMPAVSQLLSHIKDVAAECPLTDVISVKGAVLDAVRKAGLLDRYVGGHPMAGTAHSGWSAGDARLFAGAPWVLTVDEHVDARVWEQVMHLALDCQAVVVPATSDEHDAAAASISHLPHLLAEALAETAGEVPLAFALAAGSFRDGTRVAATAPDLVRAMCEANAEQLLPALDRALELLNQARASLADRGSVAELVEAGHAARARYDSFSRPQIVTIAIGEEDWRAELAAAGRAGGVIRSALPTLGSRR from the coding sequence GTGTGCGTCCTCGGTCTCGGGCTCATCGGCGGCTCGGTATTGCGAGCGGCGGTCGCGGCCGGGCGTGAAGCACTCGGCTACAACCGATCCGTCGAGGGTGCCCAGGGCGCGCGGTTCGACGGTTTCTCCGCCACCACCGATCTGACCGAGGCATTGGCGTGGGCCGCCGAGCGCGACGCGTTGATCGTCCTGGCCGTGCCCATGCCGGCGGTGTCCCAATTGCTCAGCCACATCAAAGACGTCGCCGCCGAATGCCCACTGACCGACGTCATCAGCGTCAAGGGCGCGGTGCTCGACGCGGTGCGCAAAGCCGGCCTGCTTGACCGCTATGTCGGTGGCCATCCCATGGCCGGCACTGCCCACTCTGGTTGGAGCGCGGGCGACGCCAGGTTGTTCGCGGGTGCGCCGTGGGTCCTCACGGTCGACGAGCACGTCGATGCCCGGGTGTGGGAGCAGGTGATGCACCTGGCGCTGGACTGCCAGGCCGTCGTCGTCCCCGCCACGTCCGACGAGCACGACGCGGCGGCGGCCAGCATTTCGCATCTTCCGCATCTGCTCGCCGAGGCATTGGCCGAGACGGCCGGCGAGGTGCCGCTGGCATTTGCTCTGGCGGCCGGCTCATTTCGGGACGGCACCCGGGTCGCGGCAACGGCCCCCGATCTGGTGCGGGCCATGTGCGAGGCGAACGCCGAGCAGCTGCTGCCCGCCCTCGACCGCGCGTTGGAGCTACTGAACCAGGCCCGCGCATCGCTGGCCGACAGGGGTTCGGTGGCCGAGCTCGTCGAGGCGGGCCATGCCGCCCGCGCTCGCTACGACAGCTTCTCGCGCCCGCAGATCGTGACCATCGCGATCGGAGAAGAGGATTGGCGCGCGGAACTCGCCGCCGCCGGTCGCGCCGGCGGCGTGATCAGATCCGCGTTGCCAACCCTGGGTAGTCGACGATGA
- a CDS encoding ABC transporter substrate-binding protein, producing MNASRGGRRLWFVAILLALVLPAVVSCGSANPLGGGSASGDLKNLVVGSADFPESKIIAEIYAQALEANGFTVGRQFGIGSRETYIPAVRDHSIDLVPEYTGNLLQYFDSKTTVTTPDQVELALFRVLPGDLSILTPSPANDTDTVAVSEATARKWNLKTIGDLAAHSPEVKFGGPSEFQTRTEGLPGLKAKYGLDIKPDNFVSISDGGGPATVRALVDGTVTAADIFSTSPAIPQNKLVVLEDPKNNFLAANVVPLVSSQKKSDELKTVLDAVSAKLSTEALIELNTAVSGNSGVDPDEAARKWIRDNGFDKPIGK from the coding sequence ATGAATGCGTCGCGGGGCGGCAGGCGACTGTGGTTTGTGGCGATCTTGTTGGCGCTCGTGCTGCCGGCGGTGGTCTCGTGTGGCAGCGCCAATCCGCTTGGTGGCGGATCGGCCTCGGGTGATCTGAAGAATCTGGTTGTCGGATCGGCGGACTTCCCGGAGTCGAAGATCATCGCCGAGATCTACGCCCAGGCCTTGGAGGCCAACGGTTTCACCGTGGGCCGGCAGTTCGGCATCGGCAGCCGCGAGACCTACATTCCCGCGGTGCGTGACCACTCCATCGACCTGGTGCCCGAGTACACCGGAAATCTCTTGCAGTACTTCGATTCCAAGACCACGGTGACGACGCCGGATCAGGTCGAGTTGGCGTTGTTCCGGGTGTTGCCCGGCGATCTGTCGATCCTGACCCCGTCACCGGCCAACGACACCGATACCGTCGCCGTCTCCGAAGCCACCGCACGGAAGTGGAACCTGAAGACAATCGGCGACCTGGCCGCACATTCGCCGGAGGTGAAGTTCGGTGGACCGTCAGAGTTCCAGACCCGCACGGAGGGGCTGCCGGGCCTGAAGGCCAAATACGGGCTGGACATCAAGCCGGACAACTTCGTCTCGATCAGTGACGGCGGCGGCCCGGCGACGGTCCGTGCGCTGGTGGACGGCACCGTCACCGCCGCCGACATCTTCAGCACCTCACCCGCCATTCCGCAGAACAAACTGGTCGTCCTGGAGGACCCCAAGAACAACTTCCTGGCGGCCAATGTCGTGCCGCTGGTCAGTTCGCAGAAGAAGTCCGACGAACTCAAGACTGTGCTGGATGCGGTGTCGGCGAAGCTGAGCACCGAGGCACTCATCGAACTCAACACCGCAGTGTCTGGCAATTCCGGCGTCGACCCCGATGAGGCGGCGCGAAAGTGGATACGTGACAACGGTTTCGACAAGCCGATCGGGAAATAG
- a CDS encoding ABC transporter permease: protein MNFLQQALAYIFTGANWGGRAGLAVRIVEHLQYTAVAVVVSALIAIPIGLLIGHTGRGTFLVVTGVNALRALPTLGVLLLGVLLWGLGLLPPTVALMLLGIPPLLAGTYAGIANVDPAVVDAARSMGMTETRVLLRVEVPNALPLILGGLRTATLQVVATATVAAYASLGGLGRYLIDGIKVRQFYLALVGALLVTVLALVLDALLALAVWASVPGSGRFRRMPQPLLDDEVSLDARVPTSQMSRTSRPGYERGGPSHTVDG, encoded by the coding sequence ATGAATTTTCTTCAGCAAGCTCTCGCCTACATCTTCACCGGCGCCAACTGGGGCGGCCGGGCCGGTTTGGCGGTCCGCATCGTCGAGCACCTGCAGTACACCGCGGTCGCCGTCGTGGTCTCCGCGCTCATCGCCATCCCCATCGGCCTGCTGATCGGGCATACCGGGCGCGGCACCTTCCTGGTGGTCACCGGGGTCAACGCGCTGCGGGCACTGCCGACTCTGGGGGTGCTGCTGCTCGGGGTGTTGCTGTGGGGGCTGGGGCTGCTGCCGCCGACCGTCGCGCTGATGCTGCTGGGCATCCCGCCGCTGCTGGCCGGCACCTATGCCGGGATCGCGAACGTCGACCCGGCGGTGGTCGACGCCGCCCGGTCGATGGGCATGACCGAGACCAGGGTTTTGCTGCGCGTCGAGGTGCCCAATGCACTGCCGCTGATTTTGGGTGGGCTGCGCACGGCGACTCTCCAGGTGGTGGCGACCGCGACGGTGGCCGCCTACGCCAGCCTCGGTGGCCTGGGGCGCTACCTGATCGACGGCATCAAGGTCCGCCAGTTCTACCTCGCGCTGGTGGGTGCGTTGCTGGTGACGGTGCTGGCCCTGGTGCTCGATGCGCTGCTGGCGCTGGCCGTGTGGGCTTCGGTGCCCGGCTCGGGCCGATTCCGGCGGATGCCGCAACCGTTGCTCGACGACGAGGTCAGTTTGGATGCACGCGTACCCACATCACAGATGAGCCGCACTTCCCGACCTGGTTACGAACGGGGCGGCCCGTCGCATACGGTAGACGGGTGA
- a CDS encoding ATP-binding cassette domain-containing protein: MITFANVTKTYPDGTVAVDDLSMEVPTGTLTVFVGPSGCGKTTSMRMINRMIEPSSGTITVDGRDIAGVNPVKLRLGIGYVIQSGGLMPHQRVIDNVATVPVLKGESRRAARKAAYAVLERVGLDPKLGDRYPAQLSGGQQQRVGVARALAADPPVLLMDEPFSAVDPVVRDELQAEILRLQGELQKTIVFVTHDIDEAIKLGDRVAVFGPGGTLQQYDAPARLLSNPANEFVSGFIGTDRGYRGLQFRQASGLPLHDIQTVTEAEIDALTLAPGDWRLVTRDDGRPYAWLDADGVQLHRGGSSLYDSTIAGGSLFVPGGTLRLALDAALSSPAGLGVAVDDDGQVIGGVKADDVLEALEAQRTRQ; this comes from the coding sequence ATGATCACCTTCGCCAACGTCACGAAGACCTACCCGGACGGCACGGTCGCGGTTGACGACCTGAGTATGGAGGTGCCGACCGGCACGCTGACGGTGTTCGTCGGGCCGTCGGGCTGCGGCAAGACGACCTCGATGCGGATGATCAACCGGATGATCGAGCCCAGCTCCGGGACGATCACCGTCGACGGCCGCGACATCGCCGGTGTCAACCCGGTCAAGCTCCGGCTCGGGATCGGTTATGTCATCCAGAGCGGCGGACTGATGCCCCATCAGCGGGTGATCGACAACGTGGCGACGGTCCCGGTGCTCAAAGGCGAGTCGCGGCGGGCCGCTCGCAAGGCCGCCTACGCGGTGCTGGAGCGGGTGGGCCTCGATCCCAAGCTCGGCGACCGCTACCCCGCGCAGCTGTCCGGCGGTCAACAGCAGCGCGTCGGCGTGGCCCGCGCGCTGGCTGCAGATCCACCGGTACTGCTGATGGACGAGCCGTTCTCGGCGGTCGACCCGGTGGTGCGCGATGAGTTGCAGGCCGAAATTCTGCGCCTGCAAGGAGAATTGCAGAAGACCATCGTCTTCGTCACCCATGACATCGACGAGGCGATCAAGCTCGGTGACCGGGTCGCGGTGTTCGGGCCCGGCGGCACCTTGCAGCAGTACGACGCCCCGGCCCGGCTGTTGTCCAATCCCGCCAACGAATTCGTCTCCGGGTTCATCGGTACCGACCGCGGCTACCGTGGCCTGCAGTTCCGGCAGGCTTCCGGGTTGCCGCTGCACGACATTCAGACGGTCACAGAGGCCGAGATCGATGCGCTGACACTCGCGCCGGGGGACTGGCGCCTGGTCACCAGGGACGACGGCCGGCCGTACGCGTGGCTCGACGCCGACGGCGTGCAGCTCCATCGTGGCGGAAGTTCGTTGTACGACAGCACAATTGCGGGCGGATCGCTGTTCGTTCCGGGCGGTACGTTGCGACTGGCTCTTGATGCGGCGCTGTCCTCCCCGGCCGGGCTGGGGGTGGCAGTCGACGACGACGGGCAGGTGATCGGCGGAGTGAAGGCCGACGACGTCCTGGAAGCGTTAGAGGCCCAACGGACCCGACAATGA